The Arachis ipaensis cultivar K30076 chromosome B07, Araip1.1, whole genome shotgun sequence genome includes a window with the following:
- the LOC107608527 gene encoding putative cyclin-A3-1 has translation METRAATKRRATAPTQLEIQHLKKQRVVLAELPNLPNLIQSPINNRKPHSTIEAKSLKFHDPSLIDAPYVADIHSYLHSMEMEKKRRPMVDYIQKVQKEVTANMRGVLVDWLVEVADEYKLLSETLFLSVSYIDRFLSINPVFRSKFQLLGVSSMLIASKYEEINPPNVEEFCYITEDTYTKSQVVRMEAEILKSLKFEMGNPTVKTFLSMYSGIASVDKKIKHSQVEFLSCYLAELSLLDYDCVKFLPSMVAASVIFLARFIIWPVVHPWTSSLRECSGYTSLELKECVLILHDLYLSRRAASLSAVREKYKQHKFKWVANLSSPPSIPTSYFREE, from the exons ATGGAGACACGCGCCGCCACAAAGAGAAGAGCCACCGCCCCCACCCAACTCGAGATTCAGCACCTCAAGAAGCAGCGTGTTGTCTTGGCCGAACTCCCCAATTTACCCAACCTCATTCAATCCCCCATTAACAACAGGAAACCCCATTCCACCATTGAAGCAAAATCACTCAAGTTCCACGATCCCAGTCTTATTGACGCGCCTTATGTTGCCGACATACATAGCTATCTTCATTCAATGGAG ATGGAGAAGAAGAGAAGGCCAATGGTTGATTACATTCAAAAAGTTCAGAAAGAAGTTACCGCTAACATGAGAGGTGTATTGGTGGATTGGTTGGTAGAGGTTGCAGACGAGTACAAGCTTCTCTCAGAGACTCTTTTTCTCTCTGTTTCTTACATTGATAGATTTCTATCTATAAACCCTGTTTTTCGATCCAAGTTTCAGTTACTCGGTGTTTCCTCCATGCTCATTGCATC GAAGTATGAAGAAATCAACCCTCCGAATGTAGAGGAATTCTGCTACATCACTGAAGATACATACACGAAATCACag GTTGTACGGATGGAAGCTGAGATACTCAAATCCCTAAAATTTGAAATGGGGAACCCTACTGTTAAGACCTTCCTATCTATGTATTCAGGAATTGCTTCTGTAGATAAAAAA ATTAAGCATTCTCAGGTTGAATTTTTGAGCTGCTATCTTGCTGAGCTAAGTCTTTTGGACTATGATTGTGTGAAATTCTTGCCTTCTATGGTAGCTGCTTCGGTTATATTTCTTGCCAGATTTATTATCTGGCCTGTGGTGCATCCTTGG ACTTCATCCTTGCGCGAATGCTCCGGTTATACATCGCTTGAACTTAAAGAATGTGTTCTGATCTTACATGACTTGTATTTGTCGAGAAGGGCAGCATCTTTATCAGCTGTTCGGGAGAAATACAAGCAGCACAAG TTCAAATGGGTTGCAAATCTGTCTTCCCCACCAAGTATACCAACTTCTTACTTTAGAGAAGAGTGA